atatatgtattgcttattatttttcttattttttcctattcattaatctatatgtagataaagtatatatggatatgaacacAAATATTTATCCCTGTTATAATTTTGGGATATACACATgggcatatataagtgtatgcatacttatcattgtatctatacatatatatgtatattcatctctctatatacatatatgtgtatgtgtgtgtgtgaacgtgtatgggtgtgtgtgtgagcatgtgtctgtgtgtgtgtatatatatatttatatatatgtatatatatgtatatatatgtatgaatatataatacatctctctctctctctctctctctctctctctctctctctctctctctctctctctctctatatatatatatatatatatatatatatatatatatatatatatatatatatatatacatatatatatatgtatatgtatatatatatatatatatatatatatatatatatatatatgtgtgtgtgtgtgtgtgtgtgtgtgtgtgtgtgtgtgtgtgtgtgtatgtgtgtgtgtgtgtgcgtatgtgtgtgtgtctgagtgtgtatgtgtttgtgtgcttatatgtatgtatatatatctgaagatattcaggtctttctctctctatatgtgtgagtgtgtgtgcgtgcgtatatgtgtcagtatatatatatatatatatatatacatatatatatatatatatatatatatatgcatgtatatatatatatatatatatatatatatatatatatatatatatatatatatatatatatatatatatgcatgtgtatacatatatatatatatatatatagatatatgcatatatatatatatatatatatatatatatatatatatatatatatatatatatatatagagagagagagagagagagagagagagagagagagaaacatagagagagagagacagcgagagagaaagacatagagagagagaggcaaagagagacatatataaattcacatatatgtatatatatgagtatgcctgtgtgtgtgtgcgtatacatacatacatacatacatatatttacgtgtacttatttatatataaataaatatatctaaggatatatatatatatatatacatacatacatacatatatatatatatatatatatatatatatatatatatatatatatatatgtatatatacatatatacatatccataaacacacacttacacacacacacacacacacacacacacacacacacacacacacacacacacacacacacacccacatatatatatatatatatatatatatatatatatatatatacacatatacatatatatatatatatatatatgtatatatatatatatatatatatatatatatatatatatatgagtgtggttgtgtttgtgtgtgcgtgtgtgtgtgtgtatgcatatatatgcttatatgcgtatatgcatatatatatgcttatatatgaatgtatgtatgtatataatgtgcatatatttatatgtatatatgtatatatatatatatatataaatatatatatatatatatatgtatatatatgtatatatatatatacatatatacatatatatctatacctatctatctatacatcggtccatatatctatctgtctatccatctatctgcatatgtatgcacacacacatatatatatgtgtgcgtgtgtttatgtttctgtgtgtatgcgtgagtctgtatgcatgtgtgtatttacacatgtacacacacaaatacacttacaaaagaaataaaaatcataaaattacgcacacacacacacacacacacacacacacacacacacacgcacgcacgcacacacacacacacacacacacacacacacacacacacacacacacacacacacacacacacacacacacacacacacacacacacacatgtatatatatgtatacatatatatatatatgtatatatatatatatatatatatatatatatatatatatatatatatatatatgtatatatatatacatatatgtgtgtgtgtgtgattgtgcgtgtatgtaaatatgtatatgtgtatatatttgtatgtatgcatatacacacacatacatatatatatatatatgtatgtatatatatatatatatatatatatatatatatatatatatatatatatgtatatatgtatatgtatatatatgtatatatatatgtatatatacatatatatatatgtatatgtatatatatatatatatgtatatatgtatatgtatatatatatatatacatacatacatacatacatacatatatatatatatatatatatatatatatatatatatatatatatattatatacacacacacacacacacacacacacacacacacacacacacacacacacacacacacacacacacacacacacacatatatatatatatatatatatatatatatatatatatatatatatatatacatacacacacacacacacacacacacacacacatttatgaatttctctctttatatatatatatatatatatatatatatatatatatatatatatatatatatatatacacacacacacacacacacacacacacacacacacacacacacacacacacatatatatatatatatatatatatatatatatatatatatatatatatatatatatacagacacacacacacacacacacacacacacacacaaacacacgcgcgcacacacacacacacacacacacacacacacacacacacacacacatatctatctatctatctatctatctatctatctatctatctatctatctatatatatatatatatatatatatatatatatatatatatataactttgtattcatatatacatacacccctacacgcacacacacacactcacacacacacacacacacacacacacacacacacacacacacacacacacacacacacacacacacacacacacacacacacatatatatatatatatatatatatatatatatatatatacatatatatatatatatatatatatatatatatatatatatatatatatatatatatatatatatatatatatatatatatatatatatatatatatatatatatatatatatgtgtatgtgtgtgtgtgtgtgtgtgtgtgtgtgtgtgtgtgtgtgtgtgtgtgtgtgtgtgtgtacgtgtgtgtgtgtgtgtttgtgtgtgtgtgtgtgtgtgtgtgtgtgtgtgcgtgtgcgtgtgtgtgtgtttatgtatatctatatatacatatctctatacacagatataaatgtatatatatgtacatatagataaatgtttaCGCATGTATATCATCTTCAaccaatcaatttatttatctatctcttcctgtatgtatctatctttctgtatttctacctgtctatatacaatgcctttatgtatttataagtcagtgtgtgtgtgatgagttatgcatatttgtacattcctacacagagacatacagacatacattggtaagtgtatatgtacatttacatatatatatgtatatgtctggtatatcataatcattacttctGTGTAAGACATATTATGTAAACGATATCAATTTTAAGATTACTTTATTAAACAAAGGGAAAATAGCAGAAACAGGAAAGAtgtactatatatgaatatactattAAAAGTTGAAAATTGTCGTCTCATACTTTCatccacaaagaaaagaaagcaagaaagaaagaaagaagaagaagaagaaaaaaaaaaaactgatttccAGGAAAGAGGTGTCCTAGAGGTGGTTTTCCTGATGGCGGGGTCCCTGATATCCGGCATCATCATCTTTTCACTGCAATGGCACTTTCTAGTGACAAATATAATTTCAAGTCAATTGGCAATGGCATGTCTTGTATCGGCTTCTCTTGGTGTAATTTTCTGTGTTCGATATCTTTGTTAAAtaatcatacacacgcacacacatacacgcccacaaacacacacctacacgcttacacacacacacacacaaccacacacacacacacaaatatatatatatatatatatatatatatatatatatatatatatatatatatatatatatatatatatatatatatatatatatatatatatatatatatatatatatagagagagagagagagagagagagagagagagagataaatatatataaatatataagtatagttagaatgataattatacctGCACGTATATAAGCGTATACTGATGGGTATAtgttaaaattataaaaaaaaggataaacattTGTCTTCATATCCATATACGctttatctatacataaataaatgaataggaaaaaaaagaaaattaataagcaatgcataaatacacatatgcaaatacatatgtatgtatatgtatatacacacaagcgtTTTGTGCGTTTTTGTACCTGTACGTgtctctgtgcttgtgtgtgtatatctgtgtaagtAAGTAAACGAAAAGACAAAATTTGTCTTTTCATCTGAATTTTTCCtcgctagctatatatatatatatatatacatgaataaatgaatagaaaaaaaagaaaaatattaagcaatgcataaatacacatatgcaaatacatatgtatgtatatgtatatacacacaagtgttttgtgtgtttttgtgcctgtacgtgtctctgtgtttgtgtgtgtgagtgtgtgtgtgtatatctgtgtaagtAAAGTAAACGAAAAGGCAAAATTTGTCTTTTCATCTGAGTTTTtcctagctagctatatatatatatatatatatatatatatatatatatatatatatatatatatatatatatatatatatatatatatatatatatatatatatatatatatatgtatgtatgtatgtatgtatgtatgtatttaacgatgtatatatattatttatatatacatatacctatatatacatacatatacatgtatctggaatgagagagagcacgTATATgcttatctttatgtatatatgcgaatatgataacatgtataaatatttgtgctCGTATCCATAcatactttatctatatataaataattgcataggggaagagaagaaaagaaaaataagcaatacatatgtgcacatacaaatacatttaaaTGTGTTTGTCTATATCCACAGaaatgttttgtgtgcgtgtatatgtctgtacgtgtctgcgtttgtgtgtatatacattgatTTATCTCTATTACATTCTATTTCATATGCTTAGTATTCATGTcctctgtcttttattttattttttttttatattgaatatgtcttttgtttttcggtaaaattcaatataaataaaaatatggtaCAAGTacggggatgataataataataatagtaaaagttaaattttgtcttttcatcttttcagtTGATAAAAACTCAATCTTGGCCACGTGTAGCGCGCGTTTCCCGGTTTGAGCGTCCCTGAGTTTTTCCTCGACAGCTATATAAACTCAAGCGGAGGCGGTAGACAGCATTATCCTCTCTTTCCACAACAATGGTAGGAGCGCTCATCAGCACAAAGAATTCATGAATGAATGAGTTCGTGAGCCTGTATGAGGTGGGATACCGGGAATGTATGTACCAGTTCTGTTTCGATTCTTATTGTATGGCTGTGTCGTTTCAGAGACGAAGCTTGGCAGTTGTTTTGGCTCTGGTGGCCGGCGTCGCTCACTGTGACGTCAGCACTAGCTACAGTGCCCCAAGCAGCAACTTTGGAGGCGGCGCAGGAGCCGTAGGAGGAGGCTTCGCCACTGGCGGTCATGGATCGTTCGGCGGAGGTTCCAGCGGGGGCATCGGCGGTGGAGCTTTCGGCGGTTCTTCAGCTGGGTCGTTTGGAGGCGCTGGTGGAGCCGGCGGCGGAGTGAGTGCCACCTACAACGCGCCCTCGACTAGCTTTGGAGGTTCTGGTTCCTCTGGCTTCGGCCGCGGTTCCGGATCCTTTGGTGGAGCCTCAAGTGGCGGCTTCGGAGGAGGATCCGCTGGTGGAGTTTCCGGTGGAAGCTTTGGAGGTGGATCAGTTGGAGGAGCCGCTGTGAGTGCCACCTACAACGCACCCAGCAATAACTTTGGAAGCTCTGGAGGCTTGTCCAGCGGTGCAGGATCATTCGGCGGTGCAGGATCCCACGGCGGTGCAGGATCCTTCGGCGGTGCAGGAGTGGGAAGCGGATCTTTCGGTGGAGCAGGAATCACAGGTGGATCCTTTGGTAGCGGTGCTGGTGCTTCTGCTGGTGGATTAAGTGCAAGCTACAGTGCCCCAAGTACTAACTTTGGAGCTTCCGGAGGCTCTGCAGGAGGACATGGCTTCGGAGTCTCCTCTTCCGGCTTTGGAGGAGCATCTGGAGGCTCCTTCGGTGCTGGAAGCTCCTTCGGAAGTGGAGCGGGAAGTGCTGGCGTGTCCAACAGCTACTCCCCCCCACGCGGATAGGCGCCGTGGATTCCCTGTTTACTTTACATTGTTCATACGAATAAAAGCACTGTACAAATGAACATGAATGATCAGTCACCTAGCCCGTTGCCTACTGAGCACAGGTATTCCTTGAGTACCAATCATTTTCCCCCCAATTCTCGAAGCAATGCCCAAACACTCCTTCGGATGATGTTTTCCTAATCGGTTCTAATCATCCGACAGAGGAAACGATATGCTtggtctcgctttctctgtctctcaagcTTTATCTTTCTCACCTgcacgtcctctctctctttgtctctcctaaAAATGAATCTATAAACTTGAATATGTGCCtcctcatacacatgcacatccatCAGTGCCTatacaaaaatagtaaaatatctccatctatttctatatctatatacctatgtttatatatacatgtacatatctgtatgtatacatacacacacacacagacacatacatacatacatacacacacacacacacacacacacacacacacacacacacacacatatatatatatatatatatatatatatatatatatatatatatatatatatatcgtgaaaAGTTCAAAACGTTACGTTTATTtccagttctcattgtggctattttcattttcattttttcacgttactgtgtttgtgcttgtattgtAAAGGATCATTTGTTTATATGGCGTATTTCGTCATTGTATTAATTACATCATCTAATTATATCATACACTTTCGTAAAAATGGGTCATAAAAATCTTATTTCCAttaacataaatatgtttataaagatataaacaaaaatgagaataTCCCCGTCCTGCGAGCGTGTCAAACGGCCCAGGTGTCACGGGGCTCACTTGAGCTTGGCGCTGCTCCTCGACTACAAGGAAGAAATGTTTAAAGCAATGCCGGAGCTCTCCATCGAATGTTTACCTTATCTGTTCTAATCATCTGAAAGAGGAAATAATATGCTTGGctctcactctctaccccccccctctctctgttcctctctctctctatctgtatcgctccttttttttctctctctctcgcttaatctctctccctcctcctctctctgtccctcactataaaataagaatatataaacatgtatacacacgcatatccacccacgtgtgtatagaaataaatggatatcaatacatatttctatacctatatgtgtacatatatacatttaaagacatatgtaaatgtacatatatgtattatatatggatattcatattcatattcatatatatatatatatatatatatatatatatatatatatatatatatatattcttatattcatatacatgcatatgtacatgcatacatacttatgtctatatatatgtgtgtgtatgtgtgcatgttatatatgcatatgtagagatatataagtattgacacacacacgaacacaatcagagacgcacacacaaacacaaacacacacacagagacataaaaataaacacatacaagcacatgcacgacaaacaaacacaatgtatgtgtgtgtgtgtacttatatgtgtgtgtctgtctgtgtgtatatgtccttatatgtgtttctgtgtgtgtgtgtgtgtgtgtttgtgtgtctgtgtacgagtgtgtttgcgcgcgcgtgtgtgtcttcacaaacacggacacataaacgcacatacacagacacaagaatAGAAACATacaagcgcgcacacatacactaagtatatatatatatatatatatatatatatatatatatatatatatatatatatacacacacacacacacacacacacacacacacacacacacacacacacacacacacacacacacacacatatatatatatttatatatagagagagagagcgtgcaagCTATCAAGATAAagcttgagaaagagaaagacagagaaagagagagagacagcgtgcAGGCGAGAAAGACAAAgcttgagagacagagaaagcgagaccaAGTATATCGTTTCCTCTGTCGGATGATTAGAACCGATTAGGAAAACATCATCCGATCGAGAGTTTTGGGCATTGCTTTGAGAATTAAGGGAAAGATTATTTGTACTCAAGGAATACCTATGCTTAGTAGGCATAGTGCTAGGTGACTGGTCATTCATGTTCATTTGTACAGTGCTTTTATTTGCATGAACAGTGTATAGTAAATAGGGAATCTACGACGCCTATCCGCGTGGGGGGGAGTAGCTGTTGGACACGCCAGCACTTCCCGCTCCACTTCCGAAGGAGCTTCCAGCACCGAAGGAGCTTCCAGCACCGAAGGAGCCTCCAGATGCTCCTCCAAAGCCGGAAGAGGAGACTCCGAAGCCATGTCCTCCTGCAGAGCCTCCGGAAGCTCCAAAGTTAGTACTTGGGGCACTGTAGCTTGCACTTACTCCACCAGCAGAAGCACCAGCACCGCTGCCAAAGGATCCACCTGTGACTCCTGCTCCACCGAAAGATCCGCTTCCCACTCCTGCACCGCCGAAGGATCCTGCACCGCCGTGGGATCCTGCACCGCCGAAGGATCCTGCACCGCCGTGGGATCCTGCACCGCCGAAGGATCCTGCACCGCCGTGGGATCCTGCACCGCCGAAGGATCCTGCACCGCCGTGGGATCCTGCACCGCCGAAGGATCCTGCACCGCCGTGGGATCCTGCACCGCCGAAGGATCCTGCACCGCCGTGGGATCCTGCACCGCCGAAGGATCCTGCGCCGCTGGACAAGCCTCCAGAGCTTCCAAAGTTATTGCTGGGTGCGTTGTAGGTGGCACTCACAGCGGCTCCTCCAACTGATCCACCTCCAAAGCTTCCGCCGGAAACTCCACCAGCGGATCCTCCTCCGAAGCCGCCACCTGAGGCTCCACCAAAGGATCCGGAACCGCGGCCGAAGCCAGAGGAACCAGAACCTCCAAAGCTAGTCGAGGGCGCATTGTAGGTGGCACTCACTCCGCCGCCGGCTCCACCAGCGCCTCCAAACGACCCAGCTGAAGAACCGCCGAAAGCTCCACCGCCGATGCCCCCGCTGGAACCTCCGCCGAACGATCCATGACCGCCAGTGGCGAAGCCTCCTCCTACGGCTCCTGCGCCGCCTCCAAAGTTGCTGTTTGGGGCACTGTAGCTAGTGCTGACGTCACAGTGAGCGACGCCGGCCACCAGAGCCAAAACAACTGCCAAGCTTCGTCTCTGAAACGACACAGCCATACAAGTAGAATCGAAACAGAACTGGTACATACATTCCCGGTATCCCACTTTTTACAGGCTCACGAACTCATTCATTCAGGAATTCTTTGTGCTGATGAGCGCTCCTACCATTGTTGTGGAAAGAGAGGATAATGCTGTCTACCGCCTCCGCTTGAGTTTAAATAGCTGGCGAGGAAAACTCAGGGACGCCCACACCGGGAAGCGCGCGCCACGTGGCCAAGAGATCGTTTTTTTATCgattgaaaagatgaaaagacatttttttttgtttctttcatagCTTGTTATAATTGTTCGAAATATTaattgaaaaaaatcatataagtaCGGTCTCAAAAGTCAATTGGAAataaattttacacacacacatatgtacatatattccacacacacacatgtatgtatatatatatatatatatatatatatatatatatatatatatatatatatatatatattgtttgtagagatgtttatgatgatacttGTCCTGTTAGTGGATTTATTATTGTTGGCCATCATAACGAGATTTGTGCCCAACAAAACTCTACAATCATATCAAGCTTTATCATAAAGCTTGTCTACGAAACACTGTCACCAAGCTTATAAGGAGAAACATACTGCCTACTGTCTGGTCTgcttataaggaggctaaatctaaATATAAAGCTCATTTGAAAGAAATTCTCTCTAGAGCGTCGCCGGCTCAAAAAGCACCCCTAATGCTGAATCCTAcaattcctcctttaatgaaacctgatggtagtgttacatgTAGTCCGATTGAGAAAGCTACGCTGTTAGCAGAATTCTTTGATTCAATAGAAAGCTTAGAATATACTGAACTTCCGTTTTCATGCCATCACCACACTCTGAtttatttgctttcaggtcctctgaaattaaGTATCTGTTATTAGAATTAAacgaatatggtggagtagaccctaatggcttgtttcctttgattttgaaAAGACTAGATCGTCAAATAGCTCCTAGATTAGatgtaatcttacgccttttggTTCATCGTGGGTCATTTTTTTGAGTGCTggcgcttatatatacatacatacatacatacatatatatatatatatatatatatatatatatatatatatatatatatatatgtgtgtgtgtgtgtgtgtgtgtgtgtgtgtgtgtgtgtgtgtgtgtgtgtgtgtatgtatgtatgtacacatacacacacacacacacacacacacacacacacacacacacacacacacacacacacacacacacacacacatatatatatatatgtatgtatgtatgtgtgtgtacatatagatatatgcatacatatacatatgtatatatgcatgcatacatacatacatacatatatgcatacatatgtatatatatatatatatatatatatatatatatatacatatgtatatatatatatatatatatatatatatatatatatatatatatatatatatatatatatatatatatatatatattatatgtatatctatatatttatatttatgtgtgtgtgtatgtgagggtatcAATAGTATTGTAACTATTATATTAATTTAAGATCAATTATTACCAGTTGATGTTAAAGGCTCGTTATGTTTTGGAATTCCAATCCACCGAGTTTCCGAAATGCAAAGGTCAGAAGCAAAGTGTCGAGTCAGCTTCTTTGAAATCCTTTAATTGATTTGCTACTGTCATGTTGTTTGAGGTCTGTGAACATgagctttattttttcttcctgttctgaCTAAAATACGATGATGCTCATTTgctcgaaagaaaaaaatatccttaaaATGGCTCTAATGTATGTAGCATgtacgcttttttctttttttattattattatttttattatattaaaaattatGGACAAGGTATTTTGTCTCTGATTTTGAATTACccgatcataatcatgatagtaaattTATTACACAAATAACTGAATAACTCCTAGTATAAATAATTTATTGAGCCTATGTATGGATAGTCTAAATTTACAATTACTCGGGGACAAATTTGATTTCTTACGTGAACATGAAATAAGTTCTCTATAATTTGCCAAATGAATCAAAGTAATTATCACTGATTCCGTAAGTCACAGGAATGAAAAAATGATATTAGGAGGTGAGGCGTCTGTTAGTAGGCTTCCTTTTGCTGTAGTTGAAAATTTATTATTACCTCTGTGTCGATATACGAAAAGGAGTTTACATTCATATCCGTATTTCTATTCATACCTTTCTATTCatctacccatcaatctatctactgtgtgtgtgtttgtgtgtgtgcgcgcatatatatatatatatatatatatatatatatatatatatatatatatatatatatatatatatatatatacacacatatatatatatatatatacatacatacatacatatatatatacatacatacatatatatatatatatatatatatatatatatatatgtatatatatatatgtatgtatgtatatatatatttatatatctatatatatatatatatgtatatatatattgttttatatatgtatatatatatgtttatatataaatacatatatatatatatatatatatatatatatatatatatatatatatatatatatatatatatatatatgtcagggcTCGTTTTGAGAATCAGAGCGGTCAGGTCAACAAAAATAAACCAGGAGAACATACGACAGGTTTTGCTGCAAAAAGACACTACATACACTATACAAAACAAGTACAGGCAGTAGGCTGAGTATTCGAGGAAGCAGACGGAGTCACAGAACACAGGACGACATCACGGGACAACTGCAGAATCTTTGCCTCTCCTCTTGAACGACATGACGGGGTAACAGCGCGACGCCCTCGTTCCTCACGGGGCGCGGTGGCCAATCGCGGGTAGTCTAAGCCGCCGCACAGGCTCGGGTTCTCATCGCCGAAGGCCCTGAGCATCCCCGAGATGAGCTTTTCTCCCTCGAAGTGTGGCGGCCAACTGCAGGAGACCAATTGCCGTCACCCGGGCTCAGGTAACGACGGCGAAGGGCAAGGGCAAtctcgcaatatatatatatatatatatatatatatatatatatatatatatatatatatatatatatatatatatatacacacacacatatatatatatatatatatatatatatatatatatatatatatatatatatatatttatacacacacacacacacacacacacacacacacacacacacacacacacacacacacacacacacacacacatatatatatatatatatatatatatatatatatatatatatatatatatatatacatatacatataaatatataaataaatatatatatatgtatatagacacacacacacac
This genomic stretch from Penaeus vannamei isolate JL-2024 chromosome 28, ASM4276789v1, whole genome shotgun sequence harbors:
- the LOC113826945 gene encoding uncharacterized protein translates to MNEFVSLYEVGYRECMYQFCFDSYCMAVSFQRRSLAVVLALVAGVAHCDVSTSYSAPSSNFGGGAGAVGGGFATGGHGSFGGGSSGGIGGGAFGGSSAGSFGGAGGAGGGVSATYNAPSTSFGGSGSSGFGRGSGSFGGASSGGFGGGSAGGVSGGSFGGGSVGGAAVSATYNAPSNNFGSSGGLSSGAGSFGGAGSHGGAGSFGGAGVGSGSFGGAGITGGSFGSGAGASAGGLSASYSAPSTNFGASGGSAGGHGFGVSSSGFGGASGGSFGAGSSFGSGAGSAGVSNSYSPPRG
- the LOC138867060 gene encoding uncharacterized protein; protein product: MAVSFQRRSLAVVLALVAGVAHCDVSTSYSAPNSNFGGGAGAVGGGFATGGHGSFGGGSSGGIGGGAFGGSSAGSFGGAGGAGGGVSATYNAPSTSFGGSGSSGFGRGSGSFGGASGGGFGGGSAGGVSGGSFGGGSVGGAAVSATYNAPSNNFGSSGGLSSGAGSFGGAGSHGGAGSFGGAGSHGGAGSFGGAGSHGGAGSFGGAGSHGGAGSFGGAGSHGGAGSFGGAGSHGGAGSFGGAGVGSGSFGGAGVTGGSFGSGAGASAGGVSASYSAPSTNFGASGGSAGGHGFGVSSSGFGGASGGSFGAGSSFGAGSSFGSGAGSAGVSNSYSPPRG